From a single Stomoxys calcitrans chromosome 4, idStoCalc2.1, whole genome shotgun sequence genomic region:
- the LOC131996673 gene encoding peroxisomal multifunctional enzyme type 2-like — MKYIVYTKKCVHNGILRDRSIAKISEQDWNLIHDVHLKGSFKVTQAAWPYMKKQNYGRIIMTSSNSGMYGNFGQANYSAAKMGLVGLANTVAIEGTKNNIHCNVIVPTAASRMTEGILPDMLFNELKPQLIAPVVVYLCHESCEDNGAYIESAAGWATKVQIFRGKGTVLRTSIEQDTIAPEAVQKLWGKVTDMSEATSLDAISRASGYLLEVLEKLKEGKIGDVEDTFSFGSKDLILYALGIGATVKNADDLKFLYENDADFSPIPSFFVMPGLMLSMSSNLVASALPSGKADLTNILHGEQYLEICDDIPTSGKLTTTGKVFDVMDKGSGAVVVTNSDSYDESGRLLVKNQSSIFVVGAGKFGGKKNPINGVVPIVPAPNRAPDASIQYKTSEDQAALYRLSGDLNPLHIDPSFAAISGFKTPILHGLCSLGFSVRAVLAKYANNNSALFKAVKVRFASPVLPGQTLKVDMWKEGKRIYFRTSIVETGKDVITGAYVDLKDTSAKL; from the exons ATGAAATACATCGTTTATACGAAAAAGTGCGTTCATA acggcatttTGCGTGATCGCAGCATTGCAAAAATTTCCGAACAGGATTGGAATTTAATTCATGATGTCCATTTAAAGGGCAGTTTTAAAGTTACCCAGGCTGCTTGGCCCTACATGAAGAAACAGAACTATGGCCGCATTATTATGACCTCTTCCAACTCGGGAATGTATGGTAACTTTGGACAAGCCAATTATTCGGCAGCCAAAATGGGTTTGGTGGGTCTGGCCAACACTGTGGCCATTGAAGGCACCAAGAACAATATTCACTGCAACGTCATTGTGCCTACAGCTGCCAGTCGTATGACTGAAGGTATTTTGCCTGATATGCTTTTCAACGAATTAAAGCCACAATTGATTGCCCCTGTTGTTGTCTATTTGTGTCACGAATCTTGCGAGGATAACG gcGCCTACATTGAAAGTGCTGCTGGTTGGGCtaccaaagtacaaattttccGTGGTAAAGGCACTGTCCTTCGTACTTCAATCGAACAGGATACCATCGCTCCTGAAGCAGTGCAGAAACTTTGGGGCAAAGTTACTGATATGAGCGAAGCCACCAGTTTGGATGCCATCAGCCGGGCCTCCGGTTACTTGCTTGAAGTTTTGGAAAAACTTAAGGAAGGTAAAATCGGTGATGTAGAAGATACCTTCTCATTTGGGTCTAAGGATTTGATTCTGTACGCCTTGGGCATTGGAGCTACCGTTAAAAATGCTGATGACTTGAAATTCTTATACGAAAACGATGCTGATTTCTCCCCCATACCCTCATTCTTTGTGATGCCTGGTTTAATGCTCAGCATGAGTTCCAACTTGGTGGCATCTGCTCTGCCATCTGGCAAAGCTGATCTTACCAATATTTTGCATGGCGAACAATACTTGGAAATCTGTGATGACATTCCCACCAGTGGCAAATTGACCACCACTGGCAAGGTATTCGATGTTATGGACAAGGGATCCGGTGCTGTTGTTGTCACTAATTCAGACTCTTACGATGAATCCGGACGACTATTGGTCAAGAATCAAAGCTCCATCTTTGTTGTGGGTGCCGGCAAATTTGGAGGCAAAAAGAACCCCATCAATGGTGTTGTACCCATTGTCCCAGCACCCAACCGTGCACCTGATGCCTCAATCCAATACAAGACAAGTGAAGATCAAGCTGCTTTGTACCGCCTTTCTGGTGATTTGAACCCACTACACATAGACCCAAGTTTTGCAGCTATTTCTGGCTTTAAGACTCCTATTTTGCATGGCCTTTGTTCTTTGGGCTTTTCAGTTCGTGCTGTTTTAGCCAAATACGCCAATAACAATTCGGCCCTATTCAAGGCAGTAAAAGTACGTTTTGCCTCGCCCGTCTTGCCCGGACAAACATTGAAGGTCGATATGTGGAAGGAAGGCAAGCGTATCTACTTCCGCACAAGCATTGTCGAAACCGGCAAGGATGTCATTACAGGTGCTTATGTCGACCTTAAAGATACATCTGCCAAGTTGTAA
- the LOC106092762 gene encoding peroxisomal multifunctional enzyme type 2, with product MTEQLRFDGRVAIVTGAGAGLGREYALLLASRGAKVVVNDLGGTHNGEGASSRAADVVVNEIKSKGGQAVADYNSVVDGEKVVDTAIKAYGRVDIIINNAGILRDRSIAKISEQDWNLIHDVHLKGSFKVTQAAWPYMKKQNYGRIIMTSSNSGMYGNFGQANYSAAKMGLVGLANTVAIEGTKNNIHCNVIVPTAASRMTEGILPDMLFNELKPQLIAPVVVYLCHESCEDNGAYIESAAGWATKVQIFRGKGTVLRTSIEQDTIAPEAVQKLWGKVTDMSEATSLDAISRASGYLLEVLEKLKEGKIGDVEDTFSFGSKDLILYALGIGATVKNADDLKFLYENDADFSPIPSFFVMPGLMLSMSSNLVASALPSGKADLTNILHGEQYLEICDDIPTSGKLTTTGKVFDVMDKGSGAVVVTNSDSYDESGRLLVKNQSSIFVVGAGKFGGKNNPINGVVPIVPAPNRAPDASIQYKTSEDQAALYRLSGDLNPLHIDPSFAAISGFKTPILHGLCSLGFSVRAVLAKYANNNSALFKAVKVRFASPVLPGQTLKVDMWKEGKRIYFRTSIVETGKDVITGAYVDLKDTSAKL from the exons ATGACTGAACAATTACGTTTTGATGGTCGTGTTGCCATTGTGACTGGCGCTGGTGCTGGATTGGGCCGCGAATACGCTTTGCTTTTGGCTTCTCGTGGTGCTAAAGTTGTAGTAAACGACTTGGGTGGCACTCACAATGGTGAAGGCGCCTCAAGTCGTGCTGCCGATGTGGTGGTTAATGAAATCAAGTCCAAAGGTGGCCAAGCTGTAGCTGACTACAACTCAGTGGTGGATGGCGAGAAAGTAGTGGACACTGCCATTAAGGCTTATGGACGTGTTGATATTATTATCAACAACGCTGGCATTTTGCGTGATCGCAGCATTGCAAAAATTTCCGAACAGGATTGGAATTTAATTCATGATGTCCATTTAAAGGGCAGTTTTAAAGTTACCCAGGCTGCTTGGCCCTACATGAAGAAACAGAACTATGGCCGCATTATTATGACCTCTTCCAACTCGGGAATGTATGGTAACTTTGGACAAGCCAATTATTCGGCAGCCAAAATGGGTTTGGTGGGTCTGGCCAACACTGTGGCCATTGAAGGCACCAAGAACAATATTCACTGCAACGTCATTGTGCCTACAGCTGCCAGTCGTATGACTGAAGGTATTTTGCCTGATATGCTTTTCAACGAATTAAAGCCACAATTGATTGCCCCTGTTGTTGTCTATTTGTGTCACGAATCTTGCGAGGATAACG gcGCCTACATTGAAAGTGCTGCTGGTTGGGCtaccaaagtacaaattttccGTGGTAAAGGCACTGTCCTTCGTACTTCAATCGAACAGGATACCATCGCTCCTGAAGCAGTGCAGAAACTTTGGGGCAAAGTTACTGATATGAGCGAAGCCACCAGTTTGGATGCCATCAGCCGGGCCTCCGGTTACTTGCTTGAAGTTTTGGAAAAACTTAAGGAAGGTAAAATCGGTGATGTAGAAGATACCTTCTCATTTGGGTCTAAGGATTTGATTCTGTACGCCTTGGGCATTGGAGCTACCGTTAAAAATGCTGATGACTTGAAATTCTTATACGAAAACGATGCTGATTTCTCCCCCATACCCTCATTCTTTGTGATGCCTGGTTTAATGCTCAGCATGAGTTCCAACTTGGTGGCATCTGCTCTGCCATCTGGCAAAGCTGATCTTACCAATATTTTGCATGGCGAACAATACTTGGAAATCTGTGATGACATTCCCACCAGTGGCAAATTGACCACCACTGGCAAGGTATTCGATGTTATGGACAAGGGATCCGGTGCTGTTGTTGTCACTAATTCAGACTCTTACGATGAATCCGGACGACTATTGGTCAAGAATCAAAGCTCCATCTTTGTTGTGGGTGCCGGCAAATTTGGAGGCAAAAACAACCCCATCAATGGTGTTGTACCCATTGTCCCAGCACCCAACCGTGCACCTGATGCCTCAATCCAATACAAGACAAGTGAAGATCAAGCTGCTTTGTACCGCCTTTCTGGTGATTTGAACCCACTACACATAGACCCAAGTTTTGCAGCTATTTCTGGCTTTAAGACTCCTATTTTGCATGGCCTTTGTTCTTTGGGCTTTTCAGTTCGTGCTGTTTTAGCCAAATACGCCAATAACAATTCGGCCCTATTCAAGGCAGTAAAAGTACGTTTTGCCTCGCCCGTCTTGCCCGGACAAACATTGAAGGTCGATATGTGGAAGGAAGGCAAGCGTATCTACTTCCGCACAAGCATTGTCGAAACCGGCAAGGATGTCATTACAGGTGCTTATGTCGACCTTAAAGATACATCTGCCAAGTTGTAA